In Cognatishimia sp. WU-CL00825, one genomic interval encodes:
- a CDS encoding lytic murein transglycosylase, which translates to MYKCFLSVVGAAILAATAAMAGAPERSLRPVLPPVGWQVDDLAPIQIAPVQVASAQLGSSLRPVLRPNALEAQPVKASNTRFQSWIRAFKNRAARQGISRPVLDRAFRGVRYNADVVRRDRNQSEFTKTLWAYLDSAASDTRVKNGKAALRKHKRKLDAIERKYGVDKEVVVAVWGLESAYGTFRGDVPVIEALATLAFDGRRGKFFEAQLLAALKILQSGDTSPRHMTGSWAGAMGHTQFIPTSYLSFAVDFTGDGKRDIWSDDPSDALASTAAYLKRSGWQSGVPWGVEVTLPRGFNYSLANRKIKKQPSAWAALGVRGLGGKSVKNYGPASLLLPAGHQGAAFLIFRNFDAIERYNTADAYVIGVGHLSDRIKGGAPIKARWPREDRALTFGERKELQRRLTAAGFDTVKIDGKIGPLTIDAVRNYQRSIGMEPDGYASLAILKKLR; encoded by the coding sequence ATGTATAAGTGTTTTTTGAGTGTGGTCGGCGCTGCAATTTTGGCCGCGACGGCAGCCATGGCTGGGGCCCCAGAGCGGTCGCTGCGGCCGGTATTGCCGCCAGTTGGGTGGCAAGTTGATGATTTGGCACCGATTCAAATTGCACCGGTCCAGGTGGCTTCGGCGCAGCTTGGGTCATCATTGCGGCCAGTGCTGCGTCCAAATGCGCTGGAGGCGCAGCCGGTCAAGGCCAGCAATACCCGGTTTCAGTCATGGATTCGGGCTTTTAAGAACAGGGCCGCGCGTCAGGGCATTTCGCGCCCGGTGCTGGATCGGGCATTCAGAGGTGTGCGCTATAACGCAGATGTGGTGCGCCGCGACCGCAATCAATCGGAATTCACCAAAACCCTTTGGGCCTATCTGGATTCAGCAGCTTCAGATACACGGGTGAAAAACGGCAAGGCGGCGCTGCGCAAGCACAAGCGCAAGTTGGACGCTATCGAACGCAAATATGGCGTGGACAAAGAAGTGGTTGTGGCGGTTTGGGGGCTGGAAAGCGCTTATGGAACCTTTCGCGGCGACGTGCCGGTGATCGAAGCCCTGGCAACGCTGGCCTTTGATGGGCGGCGTGGCAAATTTTTTGAAGCCCAGCTTTTGGCCGCGTTGAAAATCCTGCAAAGCGGCGACACGAGCCCGCGTCATATGACCGGCAGTTGGGCCGGGGCCATGGGGCATACGCAGTTTATCCCGACGTCATATTTGTCATTTGCGGTGGATTTCACCGGCGATGGCAAACGCGATATCTGGTCAGACGACCCCTCTGATGCTTTGGCGTCGACGGCGGCTTATTTGAAGCGGTCTGGCTGGCAAAGTGGTGTGCCCTGGGGGGTTGAAGTGACCTTGCCGCGTGGGTTTAATTATAGCCTGGCCAATCGCAAGATCAAAAAACAACCCAGCGCATGGGCCGCTTTGGGCGTGCGTGGTTTGGGGGGCAAATCCGTCAAAAACTATGGGCCGGCGTCGCTTTTGTTGCCAGCTGGCCATCAGGGGGCGGCGTTTCTTATCTTTCGCAATTTTGATGCCATCGAGCGGTATAATACGGCAGATGCCTATGTGATTGGCGTGGGGCATTTAAGTGATCGTATCAAAGGCGGGGCCCCGATTAAGGCGCGCTGGCCGCGCGAAGACCGCGCACTGACCTTTGGGGAACGCAAAGAATTGCAACGTCGATTGACGGCTGCGGGATTTGATACCGTGAAGATTGACGGAAAAATCGGTCCTTTGACCATCGATGCGGTGCGCAATTATCAAAGGTCAATTGGGATGGAACCTGATGGCTATGCCTCGTTGGCGATCCTGAAAAAGCTGCGTTAA
- a CDS encoding phosphotransferase — protein sequence MILSIPLPPAELRDQIASYLPWSKSGAWTPLFGGRTNSAWQVSAQDGPEAAVLKLYQAPAQNPLFPNDPKAEAKLLRHLDGKAIAPKLIAQLQGPHGQGNLYQAIPGSRWTQGVTEVATLIQTLHAIAPPSGLRPIADGSAAVLAQADAIVAKCQQTAELRALRPSVTIAPCSQQVLLHCDIVPGNLIRNAQGVHLIDWQCPGIGDPCEDLAIFLSPAMQILYRGAALSNVEIADFLQEFPELTAIRYRMLSPVYHYRMAAYCLWQYQNNRQDYAAGYAAELAQLAAA from the coding sequence GTGATCTTATCCATACCGCTCCCCCCTGCGGAGTTGCGCGATCAAATTGCGAGCTATCTGCCCTGGTCCAAATCCGGGGCCTGGACCCCGCTGTTTGGCGGGCGCACCAACAGTGCTTGGCAGGTCTCGGCGCAAGACGGACCAGAGGCTGCGGTGTTGAAATTGTATCAGGCCCCCGCGCAAAACCCGTTGTTTCCCAACGATCCCAAAGCCGAAGCCAAATTGCTGCGACACCTAGATGGAAAAGCTATTGCACCGAAGTTAATCGCACAACTGCAGGGGCCGCACGGCCAGGGCAATCTCTATCAAGCCATTCCCGGCAGCCGCTGGACACAGGGTGTTACAGAGGTTGCCACGCTGATTCAGACCCTACATGCCATCGCGCCACCAAGCGGGTTGCGCCCAATTGCCGATGGCAGTGCTGCGGTGTTGGCGCAGGCTGACGCGATTGTTGCCAAATGTCAGCAAACCGCAGAGCTGCGCGCGTTGCGCCCTTCTGTCACCATTGCCCCCTGCTCCCAGCAGGTTTTGCTGCATTGCGATATCGTGCCCGGAAACTTGATCAGAAATGCGCAAGGTGTGCATCTGATTGACTGGCAATGCCCCGGCATTGGTGACCCCTGCGAGGATCTTGCGATTTTCCTGTCACCAGCCATGCAAATTCTGTACCGCGGCGCGGCGCTTTCCAATGTGGAAATCGCTGATTTCCTACAAGAATTCCCGGAACTCACCGCCATACGCTATCGTATGTTATCGCCGGTTTATCATTACCGCATGGCAGCCTATTGCCTGTGGCAATACCAGAACAATCGCCAAGATTACGCGGCTGGATATGCCGCCGAACTGGCGCAGTTAGCCGCTGCTTAA
- a CDS encoding flagellar hook capping FlgD N-terminal domain-containing protein, which produces MHVSSATQPNTSGTTQGSAPVLSSDFETFLKMLTAQMKNQDPLNPIESSDYATQLATFSSVEQQVLTNDLLRAVQSEIGAMGMSQLAGWVGMEAKVLAPAQFDGDSIDIATYPLSTADSAELVITDADGTEIHRFEIATDSEILQWDGTDANGDLVPHGQYSFAVQSTVDGAVVETLPAEVYSRISEARTTNNGVYLVLEGGAIVHSQDVTGLRAAD; this is translated from the coding sequence ATGCACGTTTCATCCGCAACTCAGCCCAACACCAGCGGCACCACACAGGGCAGCGCTCCGGTTCTCAGCTCTGACTTTGAGACTTTTCTCAAAATGCTAACGGCGCAGATGAAAAACCAAGATCCGCTAAACCCCATTGAATCCAGCGATTACGCCACACAACTGGCGACATTTTCTTCCGTAGAACAACAGGTGCTAACAAATGACTTACTGCGCGCAGTCCAGTCTGAAATTGGCGCGATGGGCATGTCACAATTGGCAGGCTGGGTCGGGATGGAGGCCAAGGTTTTGGCTCCCGCCCAGTTTGATGGCGACTCAATTGATATCGCCACCTATCCGTTATCAACAGCTGACAGCGCCGAATTGGTGATCACCGATGCAGATGGGACCGAAATACATCGTTTTGAAATCGCAACGGACAGCGAGATCCTGCAATGGGATGGCACAGACGCCAATGGCGATCTGGTTCCCCATGGGCAGTATAGCTTCGCAGTTCAAAGCACGGTTGATGGCGCGGTTGTCGAAACCCTGCCCGCAGAGGTTTACAGCCGTATCTCAGAAGCACGTACCACCAATAACGGGGTTTATTTGGTGCTGGAGGGCGGTGCCATTGTGCATTCACAGGACGTCACTGGCCTGCGCGCCGCAGACTGA